From the Hevea brasiliensis isolate MT/VB/25A 57/8 chromosome 15, ASM3005281v1, whole genome shotgun sequence genome, one window contains:
- the LOC131174020 gene encoding uncharacterized protein LOC131174020 encodes MYFNGAVNLSGSGIGAVLISPDGKHFPVAVRLRFKCTNNVAEYETCVSGLQAAIEMKFADALATLAVMTQMEEGQKAQLLQINLRDELTYYLMMDEEIDGKPWYHDIQQYIKTREYPPGANKNERRMIRRLALGYFPSGEIMYRRNFNGELLRCVDANEAKRILFETHEGNCATHANGHMMAKQILQ; translated from the exons atgtatttcaatggagctgTTAACCTCTCTGGAAGTGGGATTGGGGCAGTATTAATATCCCCTGACGGAAAACATTTCCCAGTAGCAGTCAGGCTGAGATTTAAATGCACTAATAATGTTGCTGAATATGAAACCTGTGTGAGTGGCTTACAAGCTGCTATTGAGATGAAA tttgctgatgccttagctacatTAGCAGTTATGACTCAAATGGAGGAAGGGCAAAAAGCACAATTATTGCAGATAAATTTAAGGGATGAGCTAACATACTATCTTATGATGGACGAAGAGATAGATgggaaaccttggtatcatgacattcaGCAATACATCAAAACTAGAGAATATCCACCAGGGGCAAATAAAAATGAAAGAAGGATGATCAGGAGGTTAGCATTAGGGTATTTCCCTAGTGGTGAAATCATGTATAGAAGAAATTTCAATGGCGAATTGTTAAGGTGTGTGGATGCTAATGAGGCCAAAAGGATTCTTTTTGAAACCCATGAAGGAAACTGTGCCACGCATgccaatggacatatgatggctaaaCAAATCTTACAGTGA